AGTAGCCCGATGAGGGAGATCTTCTCGCGCTGATGCACGGGGATACTGATGCTAGAAGGGATGGCGTAAGGGCCCATCATAGGATAGCCGAGCGGTATCCCACGATCAGATGGGCCTTCAAATGGAGAGATTTCATGATCTCAGGGGTGCCCGATGGTATAACTGATAATTTCGTCTACGAGTTTAAGACGACAAAAAATAGGTTTCTGCTGAACTATATGAAGCCTGTTGCATTCACTCAGGCCGATTTATACGCTCACTTCTTCAGAAGACCTATGAAAAGGGTCCAGATATATTTGAGGGAAACGGGAGAAATTCTCACATGGATGGAGTATGCGGATGAGGAAAATGCGAGAAGCACGCTTGAAAAATTCAGAGAGCACAAATATATCAAATAAAAACAATAGTGTGAAATTTTATTTAACTCCTGCCAGAGTAATCGCAGATGGACACGGAGAGGCTTCTAAAGGATCTCAGCTGATCAGCATTATTCACTCTTATTTCGACCCTTATGTATATCTTATCGTTAACAATCTGATGGGCTCCCGGCTCAGGGTATCTCTCCTTTAGGAATATGAACAATTTTTCTGACGTGACTAAGTCATTCTTATTATGTTACTATGTCTCCCATACCTTCCGTTGGGCTCCTGTAGTCTTTGCCAAGAAATTGATATAAATCAAACCAATTCTTGTTATGTATACCCCAATACTCGCGTTTCATTTTTCCTAATATTTCTAGCCTTTCCAACATGAAGGGGACATCGAATTTCAAGTTGTTATATCCTATTATCGTCACATTCATGGGAATTCTCATTATCTCCTTAACGGCGCTCTCTATAATTTTTCAATTCGTCCCTATCTCCCATACCTTCCATTGTTTTTATCTATCACCCTTCTTCATTCCTATGGGGATCACTTCGCATTTATAGGGATCTAATCCAGTTGTTTCTATGTCAAATACCACTATAATTTTATCTCATCTTTTTAGAACGGAGATAGCCCGTTAAGCTTCATAAGCGATTTTATTATCCTCTATATCCGGATCCAACATCTCTTCATATTCCACACCCCAAGCCAGCTTCTCTCAATGCGAATTCTCCATTCTCCCCTGTCAATATAGAGGAAGTTGGATGCCTTTCTATATGTCCTCCTGATCTTGTCCTTCCTCTTGGGGGATTGGAGGTGCTGAGTCATCAACTTCGATCCCTTTGAATGTTTCCCGGTCCTTTCTCTAAGCACGGAAGATCAGTGGACCGCTACTGAAGCCCCTCAGTTCATTCGGCCTGAGATCTGAAAAAGCATTTACGTGATATGAACTTCCCAATTTTTAATGTATTGTGCTGCATTGAATGCTCATTTGAACATGTGAATTTTTAAAAGAATATTAGGAACAGATGAGTATATGAGCAGCTCTATCGTCGCTAAAATATCGGAGTACCTCGGCTTATCTACAGAAGAAGTCGAGAGGAGAGCATTGAGACACCTAATCCTAGATGAGCTGAGGCGCGTTAAGGCTGAGAAGGTGCTTATTTTATCCAAATATGGGGTGAGGAGCTTCGAAGATCTCATGAGGCTGGTTGAGGAGGATAAGGTGAGCGATGTAGATGCCCATGATGATATAATCAGGCTCGATTATCTGGAAGACCGCGAAAAAGAGCTTGAGAATTTGTTGGAGGAGCTGGAAGGGCAAACTCACAGACATACGAGAAACAATGAATAATTTCTTCTCATTCATCGGGAAGTTCTTTTTAATTCTTAAGTTTAATTGTATTTATAGTTTAAATCTAAGCTATAAATCGGTATTTAGGATAATATCTTTTTGAAAGCTTTTAGAGAGCGGACCTGAAAGAGGTACCCGATTAATTTATGCACTTATAAAGAGAAATTAACAAAAAGGCGAAGGAGGACTTATGAATATAGACGCGTTGTATCTCAGACTTGTAAAAGTGATTAAGGAGGAGTATCCTGATGTAGCACTATCTATCGACTTAAGGGACGATAGGCTACGAGTTTATCTCGTGGATAACAGTTTTCTTGATATCTGGTTCTCAAGAAGGATTCCAGGAAAGTATTCTTTTCACTGGGAACGCAGAAATGTGAACGGAACAGTGTATAGATGGGATAATGCGGCTCATAGGAGTGTAACGGGCATAAATACTTTCCCACATCATTTTCATGAGAGCTCTCAGTTGAACGTGAAGCCATTTAAACCTGAGAGTGAATGGGAGGATACTCTAAGGGATATTTTGAACTTTATCAGAGATAAGATTAAGCATTACTAGGAATATCCAATAACTCCAAAAAAGTACGCCCAGATAAACAGGATGAGAAAGAGCAGAAAATATTGTGATATACTCTATTATCACAATTGTGTCCAGAATTATCCTACTCGACACCGAGATCCCTCAACAGCTGTTTAACTTTATCTGAGGACTCCTTCGCCTCCGCTAAAGCTCTGTCTACTATATCCTCTTCCGCCTCAATGAAGACATCTTGGGGGAGCTCCTCCAAAGGCTCTATCACAATTTTCCTGCCCTCAAACCTTAAAGTCAGAGTAGAGCCTTTCTTCAAGTCTAACTTCGATCTCACCTCGGCTGGTATGACGATGCCCCTTGCCAGATAGCCTTATCCTCCACACGGGGAGAGTAAGAAAAAGTAGGATAAAACCTCACTTTCTTCGCTGGATCAAGCTGTTCGAATGGCTCATCGAGTATCACATGCCTCGAACCGCTGGAAAGAGCAAGAGCTGTTGTGAAAGCCTTTTTCGTCCCTGCAGATAGTTCCCAAAGCTTTCTCTTGGCAAGCAAATCCCTTTTAACTCCCAGATCTTCAAGAAGCTTTAGAGTATCTTCAGTGTTAGAACCAGTTATGTCGCTGAAGAGGTGAAGGAGATCCAGAGCTTTGACAGGGGCCAGATGGTAGATCTCAGTGATGTTAGTGGCTAGAAGACCAACAGCACCTCTGAGCTTCTCCAGAGGATGGCCATCTATCTCTATGCAGCCCTCATATGGGATCAAGCCCGCCATAGCCCTGAAGAGAGTGGTCTTCCCGCTTCCATTCGGTCCAAGCATGATGTGCTTATGTGAGAAGTTTGCGTCAATTCCCTTCAGGATTTCACTACCTCCCAGCCTCACATACAGCTTCTCAACCTTGATCATCGAATCCCCCTCATTTGTCAAGGAGGCCAATAAAAAACGGGCTGAAACTCTCAATTTGAGAGTTCATCAAAGGATTTTCAGCATTTTCCACTCAAGGAAGCTCATCAAGCTTCTCTAAATAGGAAGATTATAATTTAGGGAAGGTAGGTCTTGAAATGAGCGAAAATAGATGAATTTAGTCACTGTTCTGGTCTAGCGTTGACTTTCATCCCTTCCCTCATAGGGCCTTCGGGGTGAACGGATGAAGCCCCTCTATTCTCTGCCTGTGCATTCGGCTTTTCCCCAGCATACCGGGCGAGGCTCAAAAAAAGAATCCATTTAAAATTTCCCGAGGAATTTTAAGCTCGGGAAATAATAGAATTCGCGCTTATCAGTAAAAAGCTTAAGGAGCCCTCGGGAAATCCCTAGATCATAATAAATTGGGAAGTGAACTGATAGTAAGGCTTAAATTCTAATGCATCCGATTTCACTGATGGAAGTCGACAGAAGGGCTAGGAGGAGGATCAAGTTTATAGGTTATTTAAGACCAACAGGCCGAAGGATAAAGTATATCAGGGTAGAGAGATGGGAATAAGAGTGAAGATCAAGTTGTTGATAGAGGGGAAGGGGGTAGAGACAGCCGCCCTCGTGAACTCTGGTTTTGAGAGCTCCGAGCCGGATATCTGCATCCCCATCGGCCTTGCAAAGAGGATGGGCTTGTGGCCCTCCTTGAAGTTCGAGAGCGAGGAGGTATCCACGGCTGGTGGAGAGGTCTCTATTTTCCGCCTCCCAGTTGAAGCTGAGGTGCAGTTGATCATAGATGATGAGGCGAGGGCGAGCTCCCCCTGCAGCATAATAGTGAATCCATATGTGGAGGAGGTTTTGCTCAGCGATTACCTGATAGATGAGCTCGGAATAATCCCAATAAGCTTTAGGAAGGGACTTTGGAGGCACAGAACTGATAGCGAAGGAGTTGCGAGGGGAAGCGAGGGACCTCAGTACTGGAGATAGCTCATTGTAGAAATTGCATACTGAGGGGGATACGCAAGGAATTCGGGACATGCCCGAGATAATTCCTAGCTTGAAGTTCACATAGTTCGCAAGCTTGAGCTTTTATCGATGGGAGATGTGGTGGTTGCGGGTCAAATAGGGGTTTAAGCAGGGAGTACGGAAAACATTGTAAAATTTATGAATGTTCATATAATAGAACATAAGGATCTGCTGGATTGTAGCAAGTTTCCGTGCAAATTATTTTATTTCTTTAGAGCTGAGGGGCTGGAGGAGAGCTCCTGCTGGATACATGGGTAAATATGAAGCAGATCAAGGAAGGCTTGGAAAGATTTCTCAGGAGGAAGGGGAGCTTGAAAAGGAGGAAAAGATGCGTTGAGAAGAGGGGAATTAAGGGCTGTGATGAGTGCAAGCAGTGGCCCTGCGAGCTCCTAAGAGGCCAGTTCT
The sequence above is drawn from the Candidatus Korarchaeum cryptofilum OPF8 genome and encodes:
- a CDS encoding toxin-antitoxin system TumE family protein, encoding MNIDALYLRLVKVIKEEYPDVALSIDLRDDRLRVYLVDNSFLDIWFSRRIPGKYSFHWERRNVNGTVYRWDNAAHRSVTGINTFPHHFHESSQLNVKPFKPESEWEDTLRDILNFIRDKIKHY
- a CDS encoding ABC transporter ATP-binding protein, with product MIKVEKLYVRLGGSEILKGIDANFSHKHIMLGPNGSGKTTLFRAMAGLIPYEGCIEIDGHPLEKLRGAVGLLATNITEIYHLAPVKALDLLHLFSDITGSNTEDTLKLLEDLGVKRDLLAKRKLWELSAGTKKAFTTALALSSGSRHVILDEPFEQLDPAKKVRFYPTFSYSPRVEDKAIWQGASSYQPR
- a CDS encoding DUF3795 domain-containing protein translates to MKQIKEGLERFLRRKGSLKRRKRCVEKRGIKGCDECKQWPCELLRGQFSSLWTWRSLKSSWRKSRNVDEAPQELLRRIFTEI